One genomic window of Campylobacter fetus subsp. fetus includes the following:
- a CDS encoding ABC transporter ATP-binding protein encodes MIKLVNLSVKYAKKEVLNQICFEFEGGILNILGENGSGKSSLLKASLGLVKFRGNVLINGADLCSFSPKELAKLISYIPQSNYTPFNYSVLDMVLMGRLAYKGLFDNYSKNDRLIAMESLERLGIINLADDEFLNLSGGQKQLVLIARALASRAKTIIMDEPVNGLDFGNQIRLLEMIKKVAANGCNFIITTHHPRHAKFIGGRAILVKNGEIFKDTSSELLDSSLISKLYGVNYKKYEELL; translated from the coding sequence TTGATAAAGTTAGTAAATTTAAGTGTGAAATATGCTAAAAAAGAGGTATTAAATCAAATTTGCTTTGAGTTTGAGGGTGGAATATTAAATATACTTGGCGAAAACGGTTCTGGTAAATCGAGCCTTTTAAAAGCTAGTTTGGGGCTTGTTAAATTTAGAGGAAATGTTTTGATAAACGGAGCCGATTTGTGCTCTTTTAGTCCAAAAGAGCTGGCAAAACTCATAAGCTACATACCTCAATCAAACTACACTCCATTTAACTATAGCGTACTTGATATGGTTTTGATGGGAAGACTTGCATATAAAGGGCTTTTTGATAATTACTCTAAAAACGACCGACTTATAGCTATGGAATCTTTAGAGAGACTTGGTATAATAAATTTAGCCGATGACGAGTTTTTAAACCTTAGCGGAGGACAAAAACAGCTTGTTTTAATAGCTAGAGCTCTAGCTAGCAGGGCAAAAACTATCATAATGGACGAGCCAGTAAACGGACTTGACTTCGGTAATCAAATAAGGCTTTTAGAAATGATAAAAAAAGTAGCGGCTAATGGTTGTAATTTTATCATAACCACACATCATCCAAGACATGCCAAATTTATAGGCGGAAGGGCGATTTTGGTAAAAAACGGTGAGATATTTAAAGACACTTCTAGTGAGCTTTTAGATAGCTCTTTGATATCCAAACTATACGGAGTTAATTATAAAAAATACGAGGAATTACTATGA
- a CDS encoding LLM class flavin-dependent oxidoreductase, whose protein sequence is MKHGIFALFENLENDEKKSFKEAFKTIKFIEKLGFNEAWISEHHFNSFSLTSSPVALAAYALAKTKSLKIGVAGFILPAYDTLRLASDIANLEAISGGRLITGFAKGSFPIIDKVQGRDPNLNRKIMLEKLDELNLMFDELNITPKVSKPQFYMASVHDESLGFAARRGYPILASIRSSIDDVLSIKERYKKIAGFYPKMGLIRAINIGQNQAKSSLEANKTISFFFKAMTGAQNEDTFEMVKGSEYEKLRNEFFDPKLLQKFAITGDVKECKKQVLELVKVTKIDHILLKPAALSYKRHKEILKDYARKIMPYV, encoded by the coding sequence ATGAAACACGGAATCTTTGCGCTATTTGAAAATTTAGAAAATGACGAGAAAAAGAGTTTTAAAGAGGCGTTTAAAACTATAAAATTTATAGAAAAATTAGGTTTTAATGAAGCGTGGATAAGCGAGCATCATTTCAACAGTTTTTCTCTTACTTCTAGTCCGGTTGCGCTCGCAGCCTATGCTCTAGCAAAAACAAAAAGCCTCAAAATCGGCGTTGCGGGATTTATCCTTCCTGCTTATGATACGCTCCGTCTAGCTAGTGATATAGCAAATTTAGAAGCTATCAGCGGCGGTAGATTAATAACTGGTTTTGCAAAAGGCTCGTTTCCTATCATCGATAAAGTTCAAGGTAGAGATCCGAATTTAAATAGAAAAATTATGCTTGAAAAATTAGATGAGTTAAATTTAATGTTTGATGAGCTTAACATCACTCCAAAAGTGTCTAAACCACAGTTTTATATGGCAAGCGTACATGATGAGAGCTTGGGATTTGCCGCTAGACGTGGATATCCTATTTTAGCGAGCATTAGATCAAGTATAGATGATGTTTTGAGCATAAAAGAGCGTTATAAAAAAATAGCCGGATTTTACCCGAAAATGGGACTGATCAGAGCTATTAATATAGGTCAAAATCAAGCCAAATCAAGTCTTGAAGCTAACAAAACTATCAGCTTTTTCTTTAAAGCGATGACCGGAGCGCAAAACGAAGATACGTTTGAAATGGTAAAAGGCAGTGAGTATGAAAAACTTAGAAATGAGTTTTTTGATCCCAAATTGCTACAAAAATTTGCCATAACAGGAGACGTAAAAGAGTGCAAAAAGCAGGTTTTAGAGCTAGTAAAAGTTACTAAAATAGACCATATTTTATTAAAACCAGCAGCCTTAAGCTACAAACGTCATAAAGAAATTTTAAAAGATTATGCTAGAAAGATAATGCCTTATGTTTAA
- a CDS encoding FecCD family ABC transporter permease — protein MKKISFIFLFALLAIFSVISLTNGKFDISMSEYLRVFTGIFSGEESPASVIVLDIRLPRVIAAIIIGAALGVAGGAYQNMFINPLVSPSILGVLSGASFGAALAMVMGFGVFYQMWLTFIFGFAAVFLAVMIAVFGGSKNMIMLVLGGVISSSLFSSFLAVLKYAADPNETLPAITYFLMGSLSFATKDVVFAVFIPMVFGTLSLVLLGKQIDALSMGEEEAKSLGVNVRTLKICIIFFATLISALSVMLAGIIGWIGLIVPHIARFIYGANSRTMLFSSAFIGALFLLICDLLSRELFTYEVPIGIVSSFFGIPIFLAVLLRRRA, from the coding sequence ATGAAAAAAATTAGTTTTATTTTTCTTTTTGCTCTGCTCGCTATATTTAGCGTTATATCTTTGACAAACGGTAAATTTGATATAAGTATGAGTGAATATCTGAGAGTTTTTACGGGGATTTTTAGCGGCGAAGAGAGTCCAGCCTCTGTTATCGTACTTGATATCAGGCTTCCTAGGGTGATCGCCGCTATCATCATAGGTGCGGCTCTTGGAGTAGCTGGCGGCGCTTATCAAAATATGTTTATAAATCCTTTGGTAAGTCCGTCTATACTTGGAGTTTTGAGCGGTGCTAGTTTTGGCGCGGCACTTGCTATGGTGATGGGTTTTGGCGTATTTTATCAGATGTGGCTTACTTTTATTTTTGGTTTCGCGGCTGTTTTTTTAGCGGTGATGATCGCTGTATTTGGTGGTAGCAAAAATATGATAATGTTAGTGCTTGGCGGCGTGATATCAAGCTCTCTTTTTAGCTCGTTTTTAGCAGTTTTAAAATACGCAGCAGATCCTAACGAAACGCTTCCTGCAATAACTTATTTTCTTATGGGAAGCCTGAGCTTTGCGACAAAAGACGTTGTTTTTGCGGTTTTTATACCTATGGTTTTTGGTACTTTATCTCTTGTACTTCTTGGCAAACAGATAGACGCTCTTAGTATGGGCGAAGAAGAGGCAAAAAGCCTTGGGGTAAATGTGAGAACGCTTAAAATTTGCATTATATTTTTTGCTACTTTGATATCTGCTTTAAGCGTGATGTTGGCCGGTATCATAGGCTGGATAGGGCTTATCGTGCCTCATATCGCTAGATTTATTTATGGAGCAAACTCACGCACTATGCTTTTTAGTTCGGCATTTATCGGAGCTTTGTTTTTACTGATTTGTGATCTTTTAAGTCGTGAGCTCTTTACTTACGAAGTCCCCATAGGTATAGTTTCAAGCTTTTTTGGAATTCCTATCTTTTTAGCGGTTTTGCTTAGGAGAAGAGCTTGA
- a CDS encoding saccharopine dehydrogenase family protein, whose translation MSHILIIGAGGVSQAATVKCAMNSEIFTKITLASRTKSKCDKIAKFIKDRLNVTVNTAQIDADDTNAVVNLIKDIKADLLLNVALPYQDLTIMDACAEAGIPYIDTANYEHPDTAKFEYKLQWAKDGDFKKSNTMALLGSGFDPGVTNVYCAYANQYIFDEIHEIDILDCNAGDHGYAFATNFNPEINLREVSAKGRYWENGKWIQTDPMEIMFKWDYPKVGVKDSYLLYHEELESLVKNIPTLKRIRFFMTFGQSYLTHMKCLENVGMLRIDEVEHNGVKIVPIQFLKTLLPDPAGLGERTKGKTNIGCVITGVKDAVEKKIYIYNICDHEECFKETGVGAVSYTTGVPAMIGSMMVARGIWSGKGVFNMENFDSKPFMDELNKQGLPWEIIEMKPNETRVIK comes from the coding sequence ATGAGCCATATTCTTATAATCGGAGCCGGAGGAGTTAGTCAAGCAGCGACCGTAAAATGTGCTATGAATAGTGAAATTTTCACAAAAATAACTTTAGCAAGCAGGACAAAGAGTAAATGCGATAAAATAGCTAAATTTATAAAAGATCGTTTAAATGTGACCGTAAATACAGCTCAGATCGACGCTGATGATACAAATGCAGTCGTAAATTTGATAAAAGATATAAAAGCGGATTTGTTGTTAAATGTTGCGCTTCCTTATCAGGATCTTACTATTATGGATGCTTGCGCGGAGGCTGGAATTCCATACATCGATACTGCAAATTACGAACATCCAGATACCGCTAAGTTTGAGTACAAGTTGCAATGGGCAAAAGATGGCGATTTTAAAAAATCAAATACTATGGCTCTTCTTGGCAGCGGATTTGACCCGGGTGTGACAAATGTGTATTGTGCGTATGCAAATCAGTATATTTTTGATGAAATACACGAGATCGATATTTTAGATTGTAATGCCGGAGATCACGGATACGCATTTGCTACAAATTTTAACCCTGAGATAAATTTACGCGAAGTAAGCGCAAAGGGCAGATACTGGGAGAATGGTAAATGGATACAAACCGATCCTATGGAGATAATGTTTAAATGGGACTATCCAAAAGTCGGCGTAAAAGATAGTTATCTGCTTTATCACGAAGAGCTTGAGAGTTTAGTAAAAAATATACCTACACTGAAAAGAATTCGCTTTTTTATGACGTTTGGACAAAGTTATTTAACTCATATGAAATGTCTTGAAAATGTAGGAATGCTTCGCATAGACGAAGTAGAGCATAACGGCGTAAAAATTGTACCTATACAGTTTTTAAAGACGCTTTTACCAGATCCTGCTGGACTTGGAGAGAGAACAAAAGGCAAAACAAATATAGGCTGCGTGATAACCGGGGTAAAAGACGCAGTAGAAAAAAAGATCTACATATACAACATATGTGATCACGAAGAGTGTTTCAAAGAGACCGGAGTAGGTGCCGTGAGTTACACTACAGGAGTTCCTGCGATGATAGGAAGTATGATGGTTGCGCGTGGAATTTGGAGCGGTAAAGGTGTGTTTAATATGGAAAATTTCGATTCAAAACCATTTATGGACGAATTAAATAAGCAAGGACTTCCGTGGGAGATCATAGAAATGAAACCGAATGAAACTAGAGTTATAAAATGA
- a CDS encoding ABC transporter substrate-binding protein has protein sequence MFKFLLLCFLAIAANASLILGKFECQNCENLKPENIKKVYASNPTLLYSLYSFDKSLIAGLVFEFWDIEKRYLDKNVYSLPVVGGFYGQGRVPNIEMVLSLKPDLIITGQNTKDDPKYGGIFRSLKIPVLYIDDEDSFGVQVYKAFGEIFGNQKRADELIAYANQSQKMADSLAKLSLDKPSVYYAFGKGGLETECGSSSFIKLVDLAGGDTAKFKCKSKNKMSRVKADFEKILAANPEVILVYEKEFFEKIWSDKKWNLINAVKNKRVYLIPRSPFSWVGKPASFTKLLGLRWLMDVLHKDALGLDIRREASEFYKLFLYADLNKDDLDFILNEKN, from the coding sequence ATGTTTAAATTTTTACTCTTGTGTTTTTTGGCTATAGCGGCTAATGCTAGTTTGATTTTAGGTAAATTCGAGTGTCAAAACTGCGAAAATCTAAAACCTGAAAATATCAAAAAAGTCTATGCGAGCAATCCAACTCTGCTTTATTCACTTTATAGTTTTGATAAAAGCTTGATAGCAGGGCTTGTTTTCGAGTTTTGGGATATCGAAAAAAGATATCTTGATAAAAATGTGTATAGTTTGCCTGTTGTGGGTGGATTTTACGGGCAAGGTAGAGTGCCGAATATCGAAATGGTATTAAGCTTAAAACCCGATCTCATCATAACCGGCCAAAATACAAAAGACGATCCAAAATACGGCGGTATTTTTAGATCTCTTAAAATACCTGTGTTATATATAGATGATGAAGATAGTTTTGGAGTTCAAGTATATAAGGCATTTGGCGAGATTTTCGGCAACCAAAAAAGAGCGGACGAACTGATAGCTTACGCTAACCAAAGTCAAAAAATGGCTGATAGTTTAGCAAAACTAAGTTTAGATAAGCCAAGCGTTTATTACGCTTTTGGAAAAGGCGGACTTGAGACGGAGTGCGGAAGCTCGAGTTTTATCAAACTTGTAGATCTAGCTGGAGGTGACACGGCTAAGTTTAAGTGCAAATCAAAAAACAAAATGAGCCGCGTAAAGGCAGATTTTGAAAAGATCTTAGCGGCAAACCCTGAAGTCATACTAGTCTATGAAAAGGAATTTTTTGAGAAAATTTGGAGCGATAAAAAGTGGAACTTAATAAACGCCGTAAAAAATAAAAGAGTTTATCTCATACCTAGAAGCCCGTTTTCATGGGTCGGAAAACCTGCAAGTTTTACAAAACTTTTGGGGCTTAGGTGGCTTATGGATGTTTTGCATAAAGACGCTTTAGGCTTAGATATCAGGCGTGAAGCTAGTGAGTTTTACAAGTTATTTTTATATGCAGATCTAAACAAAGACGACCTGGATTTTATATTAAATGAAAAAAATTAG
- the rlmB gene encoding 23S rRNA (guanosine(2251)-2'-O)-methyltransferase RlmB, producing the protein MIIYGKQLFLHLLEKHKEKLINIYLAKDIEKDIFNKIVKSGVKIHKVDNKKAQALARGGNHQGFLAEVCEFEFASLNEIKKQDFLVVLYGLSDVGNIGSIVRTTYALGGGGVIMISKSASMEGIIRASSAAAYELPITLVSDGLSLLNELKQLGFKIYGSDAKGKNPSECKFGKKTVLVMGSEGEGIPRKALEKCDENLGINMREGWDSLNVSVAFGILFDRIMNG; encoded by the coding sequence ATGATTATTTATGGAAAACAACTATTTTTACATTTGTTAGAAAAGCACAAAGAGAAGCTTATAAATATCTATCTTGCCAAAGATATCGAAAAAGATATCTTTAATAAAATTGTGAAAAGTGGAGTCAAAATCCACAAGGTAGATAACAAAAAAGCTCAAGCTTTAGCACGCGGGGGCAATCATCAAGGCTTTTTAGCCGAAGTTTGTGAGTTCGAGTTTGCTAGCTTAAATGAGATAAAAAAACAAGACTTCTTAGTCGTGCTATATGGATTAAGCGACGTAGGAAATATAGGAAGCATAGTTCGCACGACTTACGCTCTTGGCGGAGGCGGTGTTATAATGATATCTAAAAGTGCTTCCATGGAAGGTATCATAAGAGCTAGCAGTGCAGCGGCTTATGAGCTGCCTATAACGCTAGTTAGTGATGGACTAAGTCTTTTAAACGAGCTAAAACAGCTTGGATTTAAAATTTATGGCTCAGATGCTAAAGGTAAAAACCCTAGTGAGTGCAAATTTGGTAAAAAAACCGTACTTGTGATGGGCAGCGAAGGTGAGGGAATTCCTAGAAAAGCGCTTGAAAAATGCGATGAGAATTTAGGTATAAATATGCGCGAAGGCTGGGATAGTTTGAATGTTAGTGTGGCATTTGGAATATTATTTGATAGGATTATGAATGGCTAA
- a CDS encoding biopolymer transporter ExbD, translating to MLVLLCIVLSISTFIASGHLKLSLPNANSSMKNMKKSRTVIIVDDQNNLYFNDILVDKEALRSEIFKLGNSELIEIKSDKESKFETFVWIIDILKEKNHENFSIVTKNN from the coding sequence ATGCTGGTACTACTTTGCATAGTGCTTAGTATATCAACGTTTATAGCTAGTGGACATTTAAAACTAAGTTTGCCAAATGCGAATTCTAGCATGAAAAATATGAAAAAAAGTAGAACCGTTATAATCGTAGATGATCAAAATAACTTATATTTTAATGATATATTAGTAGATAAAGAAGCTTTAAGAAGCGAAATATTTAAACTAGGAAATAGTGAATTGATAGAGATAAAAAGTGATAAAGAGAGTAAATTTGAGACTTTCGTGTGGATCATAGATATATTAAAAGAGAAAAATCATGAAAATTTTTCCATCGTCACAAAAAACAATTAG
- the exbB gene encoding TonB-system energizer ExbB, with product MEIVLFLKQNIDYIIMGILGFMSFFALYFTIERALFYSFVDIGHFKSIKSLEMALTKNLTFLYVIYSNAPYVGLLGTVCGIMITFYDMGASGNINANTIMMGLSLALKATALGIAVAIPTLAIYNLLNRKVDILLAKFEETL from the coding sequence ATGGAGATAGTTCTGTTTTTAAAGCAAAATATTGATTATATTATTATGGGAATTTTGGGTTTTATGAGTTTTTTTGCGCTATATTTTACCATTGAAAGAGCTCTTTTTTATAGCTTTGTGGATATAGGACATTTTAAAAGCATTAAATCACTTGAGATGGCGCTTACTAAAAACTTAACTTTTTTATACGTGATATACTCAAACGCTCCTTACGTAGGGCTTTTGGGAACAGTTTGCGGGATCATGATAACGTTTTACGATATGGGCGCTTCAGGTAATATAAATGCAAATACTATAATGATGGGACTCTCTTTAGCTCTCAAAGCTACAGCTCTTGGTATTGCCGTGGCTATACCGACTTTGGCGATATATAATTTATTAAATAGAAAAGTAGATATTTTGCTCGCTAAATTTGAGGAAACACTTTGA
- a CDS encoding class I SAM-dependent methyltransferase, whose translation MMMSSNYDEIDFAKLYIEQKKISTFKPKSSTDWDKKASSMNERVHKSYYVDEFVSKIKFDKSTTVLDMGCGPGTIGLKLAKDVKNVLCCDYSDEMLKCVKSNAANLGLDNVKVKKLSFEDSWEELPKYDIIIASRCLEVSDAKDALTKLISKANRAVYITYNIGKTFLGDEISEIISSKVYPKPDYIYILNILYQMRYLAKVDFISHSDCKFKTETFDEFIAAVQWSYGDKVNDVDKQNLKVYYEKNRTTYKEMNWAFIEILV comes from the coding sequence ATGATGATGAGTTCAAATTACGATGAGATAGACTTTGCAAAGCTTTATATAGAGCAAAAAAAGATAAGCACTTTTAAGCCAAAAAGCAGCACAGACTGGGATAAAAAAGCTTCTAGTATGAATGAGAGAGTTCATAAAAGCTATTACGTTGATGAGTTTGTGAGTAAAATAAAATTTGATAAATCTACTACCGTTTTAGATATGGGATGTGGCCCTGGAACGATAGGATTAAAGCTTGCAAAAGACGTTAAAAACGTGCTTTGTTGTGATTATAGTGATGAAATGCTTAAATGCGTTAAATCAAATGCGGCAAATTTAGGTTTAGATAATGTAAAGGTTAAAAAACTATCGTTTGAAGATAGCTGGGAAGAGCTTCCAAAATACGATATAATCATTGCTTCAAGATGTCTTGAAGTAAGTGATGCAAAAGACGCTTTAACAAAACTTATTAGCAAAGCAAATAGGGCAGTTTATATAACTTACAATATCGGAAAAACTTTTTTAGGCGATGAAATAAGTGAAATTATAAGCTCCAAAGTCTATCCAAAGCCTGATTATATCTATATTTTAAACATACTTTATCAAATGCGTTATCTTGCGAAAGTAGATTTTATAAGCCATAGTGATTGTAAATTTAAAACAGAAACTTTCGATGAGTTTATAGCGGCGGTGCAGTGGAGTTATGGAGACAAAGTAAATGACGTAGATAAGCAAAATTTAAAAGTTTATTATGAAAAAAATCGCACTACATACAAAGAGATGAATTGGGCTTTTATAGAAATTTTAGTTTGA
- the rpmE gene encoding 50S ribosomal protein L31 — MKKDIHPEYVECTVTCACGNTFTSKSNKSEIRVDICSECHPFFTGSEKIVDSAGRVDKFKKKYNMK, encoded by the coding sequence ATGAAAAAAGATATACATCCAGAGTATGTTGAATGCACAGTTACTTGCGCTTGTGGCAACACATTTACAAGCAAGTCAAATAAGTCAGAAATCAGAGTTGATATCTGCAGCGAGTGTCACCCATTTTTCACAGGTAGTGAAAAGATCGTAGATAGCGCAGGACGTGTTGATAAATTCAAGAAAAAATATAATATGAAATAA
- the rsmI gene encoding 16S rRNA (cytidine(1402)-2'-O)-methyltransferase produces MLYFLPTPIGNLDDISKRCLDVLELCEIIICEDTRVTKSLITLLNAKFGLQISPKEFYSLHTHNEKDFFDKFDKVRLETKICIYASDAGMPCISDPGISLVKFAQQNSIKYEVLSGANALLLAAAASGIIEKEFTFLGFLPNLGKERAIAIQNALNSLYPVIIYESPKRILSLIKSISELDPLREVFIIKEATKKFEAKFKNSATNLLTQLENSNLNGEWCVVIDRSANKALERITTKDIMELDLPLKQKAKLISKITGENAKKIYQNLIT; encoded by the coding sequence TTGCTCTACTTTCTTCCAACCCCTATAGGGAATTTAGATGATATCTCAAAGAGATGCCTGGACGTCTTAGAACTTTGTGAAATCATCATCTGCGAAGATACTAGAGTAACAAAATCTCTTATAACTCTTTTGAATGCAAAATTTGGCTTACAAATCAGCCCAAAAGAGTTTTACTCACTCCATACTCACAACGAAAAAGATTTTTTTGATAAATTTGATAAAGTTAGGCTTGAAACTAAAATTTGCATTTATGCTAGTGACGCAGGAATGCCTTGCATCAGTGATCCGGGAATTTCGCTAGTCAAATTTGCCCAGCAAAATAGTATAAAATACGAAGTTCTAAGCGGAGCAAACGCTCTTTTACTAGCAGCCGCAGCTAGCGGGATCATAGAAAAAGAATTCACTTTTTTAGGATTTTTGCCGAATTTAGGCAAAGAAAGAGCTATCGCTATCCAAAATGCGTTAAATTCGCTATATCCGGTGATTATATATGAGTCTCCAAAACGAATTTTAAGCCTTATAAAAAGCATATCTGAACTCGATCCTTTAAGGGAAGTTTTTATTATCAAAGAAGCGACTAAAAAATTTGAAGCTAAATTTAAAAATAGTGCTACAAATTTACTCACTCAGCTTGAAAACTCAAATTTAAACGGAGAGTGGTGTGTTGTGATCGATCGTTCTGCAAATAAAGCATTAGAGCGTATCACTACAAAAGATATTATGGAGCTTGATCTGCCTTTAAAACAAAAAGCTAAGCTAATTTCTAAAATAACCGGTGAGAATGCAAAAAAAATATACCAAAATTTGATAACATAA
- a CDS encoding LL-diaminopimelate aminotransferase, translated as MFDEIRFNTIERLPNYAFAEVNAIKMAARRDGADIIDFSMGNPDGRTPAHIIDKLCESAQKDKTHGYSVSQGIYKLRLAICNWYKRKYGVVLDPETEAVATMGSKEGFVHLTQAIVNPGDVAIVPDPAYPIHTQAFIIAGGNVAKMPLSYNSEFELDENKFFENLQRTIDESIPRPKYIVVNFPHNPTTVTCQKSFYERLVDMAKKERFYIISDIAYAELTFDGYKTPSIFEVEGAKDVAVECYTLSKSYNMAGWRVGFVCGNKKLVAALKKIKSWFDYGMFTPIQVAATVALDGDQNCVEQIRQTYEKRRDILIDAFCSAGWEIAKPRASMFAWAKLPHQVGSIGSKEFAKQLLTKACVAVSPGAGFGALGDGYVRIAFIENENRIRQAARNIKKYLKEFE; from the coding sequence ATGTTTGACGAGATACGTTTTAATACTATTGAGAGATTACCAAACTACGCCTTTGCCGAAGTAAATGCTATAAAAATGGCTGCAAGAAGAGACGGAGCTGATATAATAGATTTTTCTATGGGAAATCCAGATGGCAGAACGCCGGCACACATCATAGATAAGCTTTGTGAGAGCGCTCAAAAAGATAAAACTCATGGATATAGCGTAAGTCAGGGTATATATAAACTCCGTTTAGCTATCTGTAATTGGTATAAAAGAAAATATGGAGTAGTATTAGATCCAGAAACTGAAGCAGTCGCTACTATGGGTAGCAAAGAGGGTTTTGTGCATTTAACTCAAGCTATAGTAAATCCAGGAGACGTTGCGATCGTTCCAGATCCTGCTTATCCTATACATACTCAAGCATTTATTATAGCTGGTGGAAATGTCGCCAAAATGCCGCTTAGCTATAATTCCGAATTTGAACTAGATGAGAATAAATTTTTTGAAAATTTACAAAGAACTATAGATGAAAGTATTCCACGACCAAAATATATAGTAGTAAATTTCCCCCACAATCCAACAACGGTGACTTGTCAAAAGAGTTTTTATGAGCGTTTAGTAGATATGGCAAAGAAGGAGAGATTTTATATAATAAGCGATATAGCTTACGCCGAACTTACTTTTGATGGGTATAAAACTCCTAGTATTTTTGAAGTTGAAGGCGCAAAAGACGTTGCAGTAGAGTGCTATACGCTATCAAAATCATACAATATGGCAGGTTGGAGAGTCGGTTTTGTATGTGGAAATAAAAAATTAGTCGCCGCACTTAAAAAGATAAAATCATGGTTTGATTATGGTATGTTTACTCCTATTCAAGTAGCAGCGACTGTTGCTCTTGATGGTGATCAAAACTGCGTTGAGCAAATTCGCCAAACATATGAGAAAAGAAGAGATATATTGATAGATGCGTTTTGTTCTGCTGGATGGGAGATAGCAAAGCCAAGAGCTAGTATGTTTGCATGGGCAAAACTTCCTCATCAAGTAGGAAGCATAGGAAGCAAAGAGTTTGCAAAGCAGCTTCTAACAAAAGCTTGCGTAGCAGTTAGTCCTGGAGCCGGATTTGGTGCGCTTGGTGATGGATATGTAAGAATTGCATTTATAGAAAATGAAAATCGTATCCGTCAAGCAGCTAGAAATATAAAAAAATATTTAAAAGAATTTGAATGA
- a CDS encoding energy transducer TonB, producing the protein MKIFPSSQKTISINLIAFLISTALHVCVFAYALNLDIKLPKEQSEQSFKLPLAKFETPINSVKTEEAREPQQPKKEQKKQIIDEAKPKNEIVKKPLPKPKKVEKKQISKENTKAPNQYIKNQTYEKIPPEIPLNSNNIDTNQTQSIKSSSLTKSSSENSSLKSGENSSNIVYLKSNDELFIKIKNEIIKNVIYPKVAKRLGYQGVVKVEFILDKNGLKSYGLKSESSFNSLNEAAIQALKKASSNFPNVDKEYQISLDIAFKIK; encoded by the coding sequence ATGAAAATTTTTCCATCGTCACAAAAAACAATTAGTATAAATTTGATAGCGTTTTTGATATCGACCGCTTTGCATGTTTGCGTTTTTGCTTACGCGCTAAATTTAGATATTAAATTACCAAAAGAGCAATCAGAACAGAGTTTTAAACTGCCGTTGGCTAAATTTGAAACTCCGATTAACAGTGTAAAAACAGAAGAAGCAAGAGAGCCCCAACAGCCTAAAAAAGAGCAGAAAAAACAGATAATAGATGAAGCGAAACCAAAAAATGAGATAGTAAAAAAACCGCTTCCAAAGCCAAAAAAAGTAGAAAAAAAGCAGATATCAAAAGAAAATACTAAAGCGCCCAACCAGTATATTAAAAATCAAACGTACGAAAAAATTCCGCCTGAAATTCCGTTAAATTCAAATAACATTGATACAAATCAGACTCAAAGTATAAAAAGCAGCAGTTTGACAAAAAGCAGCTCAGAAAACAGTAGTCTTAAATCAGGCGAAAACAGTTCAAATATAGTCTATTTAAAAAGCAATGACGAGCTATTCATAAAGATCAAAAATGAGATTATCAAAAACGTAATTTATCCAAAAGTTGCAAAAAGGCTAGGATATCAAGGCGTAGTAAAAGTGGAGTTTATCTTAGATAAAAACGGCTTAAAAAGCTATGGATTGAAAAGTGAAAGTTCTTTTAATTCGCTAAATGAGGCGGCTATTCAAGCTTTGAAAAAAGCAAGTTCAAATTTCCCGAATGTAGATAAAGAGTATCAAATTTCGCTTGATATCGCTTTTAAAATCAAGTAA